In Marinobacter sp. M3C, the genomic stretch CATCTTCTTCCATTGTCCATACGTAGCTCAGGTTGCCAAAAAGCACGGCGGGATCGCTCGGGTATATAAAGGAAAAGCCGGGTTCAAATGACCAGAATCCGGAACCGGTCGGACGCTCGTTCAGAGTCACTCCAATGGGCACGCCATCTTCGGTGAACAGTGTGGTCTTTTTAACATCATAGGGCCCTTCGCCCGTGGGCGCACGTACCCGGAATACGCCGATCACATAAGGCCAGCCCTCCAGCCCGTCATTCAGCTGATAGCGTGTGGATAGCTCCACGTCGCCCAAGCCGTTACCGGATGACTCACGCAGATTGTCCACGGGCGTGCCCTTAAATACATCGCGCTCGCGCAAGTCTTCACTGATGCTCAGATAGGGCACCCGAACCGCGGCCTCCAGGCGGCTGGTAAAGCCGTACTTCAACGACACGGCGCCCACAAAAGTATCCCGCTGCACTTCGGATATGTTGATTAGCCCGATCAACAATGCGGGTATAACCGTGTAGCCCTCGATTGCCACCAGGGTAGAGCTGCTGTGGGAGTAAGACAGCGATGGTTCAATAGTGAAGCGCTTGGGCCGGGTGACAATGCCGCGGTCCGCGGTGATAGACGCAATGCTGGTGGCCTGGTCCACCGGGGGCGGATTGATGTTACCGGTATTTTCCTGGGCGTACGCCGGTGTTATGGCCAGAGTAGCGGTTAATAGACATAGCCTGGGGGATGTCCACAGTGGTGAATGCAAAAGGTGTGTCATACACAATCTCCTTCAGAGTCTTCATCTAGGTGTAAAGTTGTATGTTTATGCTTTTCCAATAGGCGATAGAACGAAACGCGGGAAATCGCCAGCATGCGGGCTGCAGCGCTGACGTTATGTTGTGCCAGGTTCAGGCTGCATGACAGTGCGTGACGTTCGGCTTCGTTGCGAAACGCAGAGAGTGTCAGTTGTGAAGGGTTGCCGGGAGTTGGCAGCGCCGCCTGTAAGCCCAGGCTGCGGGGGCTGATGGTGGCGCTGTCGCTGAGCAGCCCGGCTCGGCGCAAACGATTTTGCAGTTCGCGCAGATTACCGGGCCAGGTATGGTGTGCAAGCGCCGAGATGGCGGCGGTGCTGAGTTTTTTCGGGGTGTTGTTTTGGTCTAAAAGTAACAGGGCGAGGGTAATAATGTCGTCGGGGCGTTGGCGAAGTGCCGGCATATTAATAATCAAGCTGCCCAGACGATAGAACACATCGCTCCGGAACTCGCCCTGGCGAACCAGCTCGCCAAGGTCTGAAGAACTGGTTGCCAGAATCCGTACGTCCACGATGAACGATGCCTTGCCTCCAATGCGCTCAAGCCGGCCTTCCTGCAAAAAGGGCAGCAACGCCGATTGCTGTTTCATACTGAGCTCATCAATACCGGCTAGTAACACTGTGCCCCGGTGCGCCAGTTCCAAACGCCCCGGATGGGCTTTCAAAGCGTGGGTGAAGGCGCCTTGTTCGTAGCCGAACAGCTCGCTTTGGGTCAAGGATTCAGGCAGCGCGGCGCAGTTAACAACCACATGTGGGCCATAAGTACGGTTGCTGTTTTTCTGGATAAAGTGAGCGGCGGCTTCTTTACCGCTGCCGCTTTCGCCGGTGATCAACACCGGCTCGTCAACCGCAGCGAAACGCCGCAGTAAGGAGCGGGTGTCACAGATAGCGGGCGACGAACCGGTCAGCACAACATCGTTGAAATCCGGCCCGCGCCGGTTACTGTCGTAACCGTCTGTGGTTTGGATTTGCAGCTCCGCCATGCCCCACAAATGCCCCAACATCGCTGTGAAACGGCCCATATCCAACGGTGCCGAGTGGTAGTCAGAGCAGTAGCGGGCAATGAACCGCTGGGTATCGGAACCCGGAGATGGATAGATGTCGACAATGGCAACCCAATAGCGCAGCCCCAGAAACTCAATCCAGCGACAAAAGTTACCGACATCGCTGACATTGAACCGGCGCAGATCTGCTACGCCAGCACGTGTGCCTGCACAGGACGGCGGCGCCAATGGCATATCGTCACTGGCGTTGATGGCGTACACCTGATACTCAGACCCAAATTCTGGTATGTCTGGTACGTGGGTTGATAGCCATATAAGTGTTCGGCATGGCGGCATGAAAAACCTCCATTTCGTCACAACATAAGCCACACATCACGAACATTGGGTGTTGCGCACAAAAATCCTATCCGTAGATGGCTGCAAACAACATTTAAAGCATAAGGTGTGCCAGAGAACCTGCGAAGCGGGTTATCAAACAGTTAGCAGAATCATCTATTGCGTGAAAAAATCGATATGTAAAATTCGTTGACACTTAGGCTGTCGAGGGCGGTTCAAAACCGTCCGGCGCGGATGCTTCCCGCTCCATGATGTGGCTTGCCAGGGCTACGCCGGTTTCGCTCATGGTCAGGTAAGCTTCGTTGGCGCCGGCTTCACGTATTTGGTGAGCTTCGTCCTGGAACATGGTGTGGGCCACAATGTAGCCGGTGAAACCCATGCGCCGCAGCATGCGGGCGGCAATCAGTTTGCCTTCAATGTCGGCCATGGCGAGGATCACTGAATGCACCTGGGGCATATGCAGATTGCTCCAAAAGGTGGTGTCTTCGGCATCGGCAAACACCACATTGCGCCCCGCCACGCTGTGCTGGGTAATTTTGTTGGGGTCAGAATCCAGTCCGACCAGGGTCGGTTCGGTTTCGATCAGCCAGTCGTAAGCGGCGGTACCGGTACGCCCCATACCCATGATGAGAACCTTGGCGTCAGACAGCGCCAGGGGCTGTTCGTCAGGGTGATGTTTATTGGTTTCGTAGCATTCCAGGCGGCTGGCAAAGCGCTCGTAAAGGCCGTGAGCGATGCGGTTCAGGGGCGCTGAAATGACAAACGACAGCGCCACGCTGATGGCCAACGGCACCATCCACTGGGGCAGGGCAATGCTGGCCACAATCAGGCCGAATTCGCTGTAGTTTGTCAGCGCCAGCGACGTTAGAAAACTGCTGCGCGCGCGCAGGCGGAACAGAATCATCAGGAAGAAAAACAGTATTCCTTTCAACGGTAGAATCAGGCTGGCAGCCAATGCAAACATCAATGAATGGGCGTCTGGCAGCCCGCCAATGCCGATTTGCAGGAAAAACCCCACCAGGAATATCTCTTTCACACTCCACAGAGATTTGGCCAGCTCCTGACTGCGTGGGTGATTGGCCAGCACCGCACCAAACAGCAAAGCACCAAGCTCGGAGCTCAAGCCCAAGGCTTCAAAGCCCAAGCCGCCCAATACCAGTGCTAAAAGCATGCCCAACAGCACCAGTAGTTCATCGTGGCCGCTGGCATCCAACAGGCGGAACAGCAATGGTCGCAATAGCGGCAGGCCGAACACAATCAAGGCCCATTCCGACGGCGTTTTCCCCGCAGCCAGGCTCATTACGACCAGCGCAATCAAGTCTTGCATCACCAGAATACCGATGGCTACGCGGCCATGGAAGGCGCGCAACTCGCGCTTACTTTCCAGCACTTTAGCGACCAGAATAGTGGATGAAAACGACAGCGCCGCCGCCAGCATGAAGGCAACGTACCAGGTAATATCCAAAATTAGATACAGCCCGGGAGTGAACACAAAGCAGGTTATGCCAAAGTGCAGCAGGCTACCGCCAATAACCTCGGGGCTGATGATGGTCTTGAATTTCAGCTTCAAGCCCACCGTAAACAGCATCAGTAACACGCCCAGGTGCGCAATGTGGCCTAATACTTCGGTGGGCTCGGCAGAGATATTGGAACCCGGGAACGCCGTTAGTGCGCTGAGTGTGAAACCGGCCGCCAGATAACCCACCAGGGGTGGTAAATGAACCACCTTGACCAGCAGGCCAAGACCAAACGCAAAGGAAATCCATACAGCTTCAGGCATGAGAGGTTCTTTCAGGGAAAACGGATTATAGTCGGCGTAAGGCTACCTTGTTTTTCCCAATCGTTGAAGCCGATAACAACGGAGCCTCTTGCCTGTTTGTGTTACTCGGCTTTTGAAGCATGGGATTTGGCAAACTCCAGGAACAGACGGGCTGACTCTTCCGGCGCTTCAATCATGGGCGCGTGACCAACACCGTCCAATACCTCCAGTTGTGCACCCGGGATGATGTCCACAAAGACTTCGCCGTTACGGTAGTTAATCACACGGTCTTCCTTGCCCCAGACGACCAGGACCGGGGCTTCGATGCGGCTGACCATACTGCGGAAACCCGTCTCGAAGCCAGCGCCCCGGATGGCGGCAAAAATCACTTCATTCACTGTCTGATTGGCAAGAGCCTGGTCTTCCATAACCCCAAGAATGGGCCAGGGAATAAACGGCTTTTTCTCAAGAGCGAAATCCATCAGACGCTCAAAATCTCCAGGTTTTGAGGGGATAAGTGGGTTGTCACCAGCTGCGACCAAATCAAACAGTTCGCTCTCGTAGTCAAGGATACCGGCCGGGTCGAACAGTACGGCAGTTTTGATCTGTTCCGGATAAGTGGCGGCATATAAGGCCGTAATGGCGCCGCCCATGGAGTTGCCCATCATGTGCATCTTGGCAATGTCCAGAGCCTGAAGAATACGGGCAAGGTGTGCCACTTGCTGGTCCAGCCGATAACCGAGATCCAGCGGTTTGCTGCTTTCGCCGTGGCCCGGAAGGTCTATGGCATAAACGTTAAATTTATCTGTGAGCTCCCGGGCCATGCGGGTCCAGTTGTCTTTGTTGGCACCAAAACCATGAACCATCACGATGGTCTCGCCGTTGTTCATTTCTGCGTTTCGCAGGTACGCAATGTTCAGTTCGCCCAGAGTAATGCTGGCAGCCTCAAGTCCGGCGGTGGAACGCTCATAGTCGATAGCCTTCTGATATATGTCATTGCGGGAGCATGCGCTTAAAAGCACAACGGATAAGAGCAAGAAAAAGGTAATATTAGGTGACTTTTGCAGCATTTGAGCAGTTCCAGGCTGTTTGTGTAACGGGGCAGGCGCGTGAGTTTACATTACCCCATAAAAAAGCCCGGTCAACGACCGGGCTTTTGCTCAGGGTGTCGTATTACGCCTGCTCGCGGGCTATGGCTCGATACGCGATGTCTTTGCGATAAAACGCACCGTCCCAGTTTATCTTTCCAGCAAGTCTGTAAGCCCGTTGTTGGGCTTCGGTCACAGTATTGCCCAGTGCGGTTGCGCAGAGCACCCGGCCACCGCTGGTGACCACCTGGTTGCCATTCAGCTTTGTGCCGGCGTGGAAAGCTTTTTCGCCCTCGGTTTCGGTTTCCGACAGGCCAGAGATGGCATCCCCTTTGCTGTAGCTGCCGGGATAACCACCTGCCGCTAGAACAATACCCACGGCGGCCCGGGGGTCCCAATCGGAGCTGCACTGGTCCAGTTTGCCGTCAATCGCGGCCTGACACAGAGCCACTAGATCCGACTGCATGCGCAGCATGATGGGCTGGGTTTCCGGATCGCCAAAGCGGCAGTTGAATTCGATCACCCTGGGAGCACCAACAGAGTCGATCATCAGGCCGGCGTACAGGAAACCTTTGTAGGGGTGGCCTTCGGCTTTCATGCCGCGCACGGTCGGGTAGATAACCTCATCCATAATGCGCTGGTGCACCTCGGGGGTTACCACCGGCGCCGGGGAATAAGCACCCATGCCACCTGTGTTGGGGCCGATATCGCCATCGCCCACGCGTTTGTGGTCTTGCGAGGTCGCCATGGCCAGCACGTTATCGCCGTCGACCATGACGATGAAGCTGGCTTCTTCGCCGTCCAGAAACTCTTCAACAACCACGCGGCTGCCGGCGTCGCCAAAAGCGTTGCCCGCTAGCATATCGCGGATGGCGTTTTCCGCTTCGGCCAGGGTCATGGCCACAATCACGCCTTTACCTGCAGCCAGGCCGTCAGCTTTGACCACAATAGGCGCGCCTTGCTGGCGCACGTAGGCCAATGCTTCATCCACGTCGGTAAAGTTGCCGTAGGAACCCGTGGGGATTTTATGGCGCGCCAGAAAGTCTTTGGTAAAAGCTTTTGAGCCTTCTAGTTGCGCGGCGCCGGCGCTGGGGCCAAACACCCTCAGGCCACGCTCTTCAAACAGATCCACAACACCGGCAACCAACGGCGCCTCGGGCCCGACGATGGTCAGGCTGACGTTGTTGCTGGCGGCAAAGTCAGCCAAACCGTCCAAATCCATCACATCAATGGCGACGTTTTCCACACCGGCTTCAGTGGCGGTGCCGGCGTTACCGGGCGCTACGAAAACGGTGTCGGCCAGTTCCGACTGCGCGGCTTTCCACGCCAGGGCGTGTTCGCGCCCGCCATTACCAATAATCAGAATATTCATGATGCGGTCCCTACGGGTTAATGGCGGAAATGGCGCATGCCAGTGAACACCATAGCAATGCCGTGCTCGTTAGCGGCGTCGATCACTTCCTGATCACGCATGGAACCACCGGGTTGGATCACCGCGGTAATACCGGCGGCGGCGGCGGCATCAATACCGTCGCGGAACGGGAAGAAGGCGTCAGAAGACATGACCGAGCCTTTTACTTCCAGGCCTTCATCGGCGGCTTTAATGCCGGCAATCCTGGCGCTGTACACGCGGCTCATCTGGCCTGCGCCCACGCCGATGGTGCGGCCCGCTCTAGCGTAAACAATGGCGTTGGATTTGACGTATTTGGCCACTTCCCAGGCAAACAGCAAATCGTTCAGTTCTTCTTCGCTGGGCTGGCGTTGGGTGACCACTTTTACATCAGCCATGGCGACCATGCCCAGGTCACGTTCTTGCACCAGCAAGCCGCCGGTCACGCGTTTGTAATCCAAAGCCGGGGCGCGCTCACCGTCAAATTCGCCGCAGGCCAGCAAACGCACGTTTTTCTTGGCGGCTATCAGTTCTACTGCTTCGGCGCTGATGCTGGGGGCGATGATCACTTCCACAAACTGGCGCTCAATAATGGCTTTGGCGGTCGCTGCGTCCAGCTCGCGGTTGAAGGCAATGATGCCGCCAAACGCCGAGGTGGGGTCTGTTGCATAGGCCAGCTCGTAAGCTTGCAGAATGTCGGCACCAATGGCTACACCGCAGGGATTGGCGTGCTTGACGATCACGCAAGCCGGGTCGGCGAAAGGTTTTACACACTCGAGCGCGGCGTCGGTGTCGGCCACGTTGTTGTACGACAACGCCTTACCTTGCAGCTGGGTGGCGGTGGCCACACAGGCTTCTTTCGGGTTGCGCTCGGCGTAGAACGCGGCGCGCTGGTGCGGGTTTTCGCCGTAGCGCATGTCCTGCACTTTCACAAACTGGGCGTTGAAGGTGCGCGGGAAATCCGGGTTGTCGTTATCGGCGGTGCGCCCGCCCAGATAGTTGGCAATAGCGCCGTCGTAGCCCGCGGTGTGCTCAAAGGCTTTTACGGCCAGATCGAAACGGGTAGCAAAGGTCAGTTCGCCATCGTTACTTTCCAGTTCTTTCAATACCCGGTTGTAATCGCGGGTATTCACTACTATGGCCACATCGTTGTGATTCTTGGCTGCCGCGCGAACCATGGTGGGGCCGCCAATGTCGATGTTTTCAATGGCGGTCGCCAAGTCGCAATCCGGATTGGCTATGGTGTCTTCAAACGGATAGAGATTCACCACCACCATGTCGATGGGGTCTATGCCGTGTTCGGCCATGACGGCGTCGTCGGTGCCACGGCGGCCCAAAACGCCACCGTGAATTTTCGGGTGCAGGGTTTTTACCCGGCCATCCATTATCTCCGGAAAACCGGTGTAGTCAGACACCTCGGTGACCGCGACGTTGTTTTTCTTAAGCAGACGAAAGGTGCCGCCGGTGGACAGCAACTCTATGCCGCGCTCGCTGAGCGCGCGACCAAATTCAACAATGCCGGTTTTGTCACTGACACTGATCAGCGCGCGACGAACGGGAGTATTTGCCTGATTTGCCATGGGTCACTTTCTTCCGGATCGGATGTCGGGTTTAAAGCAGATCGTATTGCTTGAGCTTCTTGCGCAGGGTGCCGCGGTTCAGGCCCAGCATGGTGGACGCTTTGGTCTGGTTGTTGCGGGTGTACTTCATCACCTGTTCCAGTAACGGAGCTTCTACTTCTGATAGCACCAATTGATAAACCTCGGTTACCGGAGCGCCATCAAGCTGGGTGAAGTAGTTGGTCAGTGCAATTTCTACGCTGTCACGCAGGGTGACTGGGTTGCCGCTGGTGCCAACCGTTTGCAGTTGGTGAATGTCATCATTGGCGGATGCGTTCAGGGTGTCGTTTGCCAAAGTTTCAGCTTTCATGCTGCGAATACCTCTTCATTTCGTAAGCTTGCGAAATACTGTTGAATGCTGTTGTGCTGCTCCAACGCGTCGTTTATGGCATTGAAGCGTTGCCGGAAGCGTTTGTCTTGGTCGTGGCTTTGCAAATACCAGCCCACATGTTTGCGGGCAATGCGCACACCCATGGTTTCTCCATAAAAATCGTGCAGTGCCAGCAGGTGCTCGCTCAATATCGTTTCCACTTCATCCAGTGGCGGCGGTTTCATGTGTTCGCCTGTTTCCAGAAAATGCAGGATTTCCCGAAAAATCCAAGGCTGGCCCTGAGCCGCGCGGCCAATCAGCAGGCCATCAGCCCCGGTGTATTGAAGCACGTCGCGCGCTTTTTCCGGGCTGGTGATGTCGCCATTGGCGAATACCGGAATACCAACGTCGGACTTCACCCGGGCAATGGTGTCGTACTCGGCATTGCCCGTGTATTTGTCGGTGCGAGTGCGGCCATGTATGGCCAGCGCCTGAATACCGGCTTCTTCTGCCATGCGCGCAATAATCGGCGCGTTGCGGTGATCCTCATCCCAACCGGTGCGCATTTTTAGGGTCACCGGTATGTCTACGGCGGCTACTACCGCCTTCAGAATCTGCAGCACCAGAGCTTCGTCTTTCATCAGTGCAGAGCCGGCCGCTTTATTACAGACTTTTTTGGCCGGACAACCCATATTGATGTCGATGATCTGGGCGCCAGACGCAGCGTTCATACGCGCCGCCTGCGCCAGCATCTCTGGATCGCCGCCGGCAATCTGCACCGAGCGGGGCTCAGGCTCACCTTGATGATTCAGGCGGCTGCGAGATTTCCGGGTGTGCCACATTTTGCTATCAGCAATCACCATTTCCGAAACGGCCAGCCCTGCGCCCATACGCCGGCACAACAGCCGAAAAGGCCGGTCTGTCACACCGGCCATGGGCGCAACAATCAGCGGATTGGGCAAGGTATACGGCCCGATTTTTGCCGTTGGCAGCATGATCTGAATCCGTGTTACGGAAGTTAACGCAAGGCCTGAATATCGGTGAATTGTTCAATAATTGAACGGCCGAATTCCGGAGGGCGCTAATGATACCGCTGGTGCGGCCGCGATTGAAGAGGCAAGGCCGTGAAAAAATTGATTATTTTTCGTGCTTTTTGATTGACTTTTGTGTGCTTGTCGAAAGCCTGCAAGTCGAGTTCGGCCAGCGAGCTTGCGCTGGCTTACTCGGCCTGTGAGCGGAAGTCGATGTTGTAGCTGACCGCCGTTTGTCCCGGGTCTTGAATAGCGATGGCGATGCGTATTGGCGTCTGCGGCGGCATTTCCCGCAACTGTGCGCCCTGGTCCGCCAGGTAGTCTGCAGGGCTGAATACACGCTGTGTAACCTCTTGCCCGTTCAAGTCTGCGAAGGTGAGAACAATGGCCGGAAACGGCTGTGCGAAGGCGGCACGGTTGATAATCACTGCGTCTACCACCAGTTCGCTGCGGTTGGCAGGGTTGGTTTTTACCACCAGTTTGCGGCTGTCTATGGCGCTCATGTCTATCAGCGGTGGCAGCGTGCAACCGGCAAGTTCGCAGCCTTTTTCGTAAAAAGGACGCAGCTGGGGAATTTTGGAAAATTTGTCAAATTGAACCCAAGCCAACTGTGAGGCGATCACCCCGAGAATGGCCAGAACAATCAGTGACCAGGCCAACGCCCGAATTTTTCCGCTGTGATTGGACTGAACCGGAATGGGTTCCTGGCGAAGATTGCTGTAAAGCGTATGCTGCGGTCGGGCGCCGCTCTCGGCGTAAATCTGATGCTCGGACGGCAACGGCCGGCTGTCGCTGGGTTGCGCGAGGCCTTGTGTTTCAAGATTTTGAGCTTCAGCAAGTGGTTCATTCTTGGGTGGTGTTGATTCGGCGGGTGGGGCTGAGCGCCTTGGGCTGTTGTGGCGACTGGCTTCATCCAGAATGGCGTGGGCCCAGCTTTCATCCGAATCCGGGTTTATATCGCTGCTGCTGTCGCGGTCATCGCTATAAACACTGTGGTCCATGGAGCGAAAGCTGTCGCTGAGCTCGTCTTCGGCAAACGTCATGTCGGCTTTAATGTAAGCGCCGTGGGCTGCATCTTCTTCCGGGTTGTCCGCAAACACCAGATCGGCGTCCGGGTCCGGGTTGATAACCGGCTCCGGGGGTGTTGTGATGACAGGTTTTCGCTCTTTGATGCGATTCTCTAAGGCATTGAAAATCTTCATACAGCTGCCGCAGCGCACTCGCCCCTTGGCAGCCTCCAGTTGCTCCCCGGTTACCCGGAAACGCGTCTGGCAGTGGGAGCACTGAGTTTGAAGGTTGCTGGAAGCCATTCTAAATCCCTGAATACAAAGAAACTGAATGCACGGTCGTCTAAATCTTTGGCCTTACCGCTTGATCAATCGTGGCGTCGCCCTGTGAGCCGTATCCATTCACCCTGCTGTTCTGGTTCATCCATAATAAACCAGGGTTCGTAAGCCACCATCACATCGCGGGCCTGATGATTGAGAATGCCAGACAGCACAATGTCGCCGCCCGGGCGGGTTTTCGCTGCCAGGTGTGGCGCCAGTCCGATCAGTGGCTGAGCCAGAATATTGGCGAGCGTAATGTCGGCCAAGGCGTCGGGTTCGTCTTTCGGCAGATACAAAGACAGCCTGCTTTCGTCTACGTCGTTGCGGCGGGCGTTTTCACGGCTGGCTTCCAGCGCCTGTGGGTCGGTGTCGACTCCCATTACATGGTCAGCACCTAGCAACAGTGCAGCCAGGCCTAAAATGCCGGAGCCACAGCCATAATCGATCACTTGTTTGCCCTTTACATCCGCGCCGTCTAGCCACTGTAGGCACAGAGCCGTCGTGTCGTGGGTGCCGGTACCAAACGCCAGGCCTGGGTCCAGCAGCAAATTGGCTGCGCCCGGGTCAGGCGCGTCGTGCCAGCTGGGTACTATCCACAAACGTTCGCCAAAGCGCAGGGGGTGGAAATCGTCCATCCAGGCCCGCGCCCAGTCTTTATCTTCAACCAGCGTTACGTCTATGTCCGCCAGGCTCTGCTGGGTTTGCTGGTGCCAGGCGTCGCGGATGTTGGAACACAACTCGGTAATATCGTAACTGGACTGAAACAGTCCGGTTACGGTGGTTTGGCTCCACAAAGGTGTGGTGCCATGGTCCGGCTCGTACAGAGGCTGGTCAGCGGCGTCTT encodes the following:
- a CDS encoding transporter; translated protein: MTHLLHSPLWTSPRLCLLTATLAITPAYAQENTGNINPPPVDQATSIASITADRGIVTRPKRFTIEPSLSYSHSSSTLVAIEGYTVIPALLIGLINISEVQRDTFVGAVSLKYGFTSRLEAAVRVPYLSISEDLRERDVFKGTPVDNLRESSGNGLGDVELSTRYQLNDGLEGWPYVIGVFRVRAPTGEGPYDVKKTTLFTEDGVPIGVTLNERPTGSGFWSFEPGFSFIYPSDPAVLFGNLSYVWTMEEDEGQINGGTIDPGDIVRFGFGMGFAFNERTSFSLGYDHSVISKTSFEQDNSLFDANFDRIHVGSLSFGLAHRLSNSTTLSLSVNVGVTDNAPNSEITLKLPLSL
- a CDS encoding sigma-54 dependent transcriptional regulator translates to MPPCRTLIWLSTHVPDIPEFGSEYQVYAINASDDMPLAPPSCAGTRAGVADLRRFNVSDVGNFCRWIEFLGLRYWVAIVDIYPSPGSDTQRFIARYCSDYHSAPLDMGRFTAMLGHLWGMAELQIQTTDGYDSNRRGPDFNDVVLTGSSPAICDTRSLLRRFAAVDEPVLITGESGSGKEAAAHFIQKNSNRTYGPHVVVNCAALPESLTQSELFGYEQGAFTHALKAHPGRLELAHRGTVLLAGIDELSMKQQSALLPFLQEGRLERIGGKASFIVDVRILATSSSDLGELVRQGEFRSDVFYRLGSLIINMPALRQRPDDIITLALLLLDQNNTPKKLSTAAISALAHHTWPGNLRELQNRLRRAGLLSDSATISPRSLGLQAALPTPGNPSQLTLSAFRNEAERHALSCSLNLAQHNVSAAARMLAISRVSFYRLLEKHKHTTLHLDEDSEGDCV
- a CDS encoding cation:proton antiporter family protein; translation: MPEAVWISFAFGLGLLVKVVHLPPLVGYLAAGFTLSALTAFPGSNISAEPTEVLGHIAHLGVLLMLFTVGLKLKFKTIISPEVIGGSLLHFGITCFVFTPGLYLILDITWYVAFMLAAALSFSSTILVAKVLESKRELRAFHGRVAIGILVMQDLIALVVMSLAAGKTPSEWALIVFGLPLLRPLLFRLLDASGHDELLVLLGMLLALVLGGLGFEALGLSSELGALLFGAVLANHPRSQELAKSLWSVKEIFLVGFFLQIGIGGLPDAHSLMFALAASLILPLKGILFFFLMILFRLRARSSFLTSLALTNYSEFGLIVASIALPQWMVPLAISVALSFVISAPLNRIAHGLYERFASRLECYETNKHHPDEQPLALSDAKVLIMGMGRTGTAAYDWLIETEPTLVGLDSDPNKITQHSVAGRNVVFADAEDTTFWSNLHMPQVHSVILAMADIEGKLIAARMLRRMGFTGYIVAHTMFQDEAHQIREAGANEAYLTMSETGVALASHIMEREASAPDGFEPPSTA
- a CDS encoding alpha/beta fold hydrolase — protein: MLQKSPNITFFLLLSVVLLSACSRNDIYQKAIDYERSTAGLEAASITLGELNIAYLRNAEMNNGETIVMVHGFGANKDNWTRMARELTDKFNVYAIDLPGHGESSKPLDLGYRLDQQVAHLARILQALDIAKMHMMGNSMGGAITALYAATYPEQIKTAVLFDPAGILDYESELFDLVAAGDNPLIPSKPGDFERLMDFALEKKPFIPWPILGVMEDQALANQTVNEVIFAAIRGAGFETGFRSMVSRIEAPVLVVWGKEDRVINYRNGEVFVDIIPGAQLEVLDGVGHAPMIEAPEESARLFLEFAKSHASKAE
- the purD gene encoding phosphoribosylamine--glycine ligase; protein product: MNILIIGNGGREHALAWKAAQSELADTVFVAPGNAGTATEAGVENVAIDVMDLDGLADFAASNNVSLTIVGPEAPLVAGVVDLFEERGLRVFGPSAGAAQLEGSKAFTKDFLARHKIPTGSYGNFTDVDEALAYVRQQGAPIVVKADGLAAGKGVIVAMTLAEAENAIRDMLAGNAFGDAGSRVVVEEFLDGEEASFIVMVDGDNVLAMATSQDHKRVGDGDIGPNTGGMGAYSPAPVVTPEVHQRIMDEVIYPTVRGMKAEGHPYKGFLYAGLMIDSVGAPRVIEFNCRFGDPETQPIMLRMQSDLVALCQAAIDGKLDQCSSDWDPRAAVGIVLAAGGYPGSYSKGDAISGLSETETEGEKAFHAGTKLNGNQVVTSGGRVLCATALGNTVTEAQQRAYRLAGKINWDGAFYRKDIAYRAIAREQA
- the purH gene encoding bifunctional phosphoribosylaminoimidazolecarboxamide formyltransferase/IMP cyclohydrolase produces the protein MANQANTPVRRALISVSDKTGIVEFGRALSERGIELLSTGGTFRLLKKNNVAVTEVSDYTGFPEIMDGRVKTLHPKIHGGVLGRRGTDDAVMAEHGIDPIDMVVVNLYPFEDTIANPDCDLATAIENIDIGGPTMVRAAAKNHNDVAIVVNTRDYNRVLKELESNDGELTFATRFDLAVKAFEHTAGYDGAIANYLGGRTADNDNPDFPRTFNAQFVKVQDMRYGENPHQRAAFYAERNPKEACVATATQLQGKALSYNNVADTDAALECVKPFADPACVIVKHANPCGVAIGADILQAYELAYATDPTSAFGGIIAFNRELDAATAKAIIERQFVEVIIAPSISAEAVELIAAKKNVRLLACGEFDGERAPALDYKRVTGGLLVQERDLGMVAMADVKVVTQRQPSEEELNDLLFAWEVAKYVKSNAIVYARAGRTIGVGAGQMSRVYSARIAGIKAADEGLEVKGSVMSSDAFFPFRDGIDAAAAAGITAVIQPGGSMRDQEVIDAANEHGIAMVFTGMRHFRH
- the fis gene encoding DNA-binding transcriptional regulator Fis; the protein is MKAETLANDTLNASANDDIHQLQTVGTSGNPVTLRDSVEIALTNYFTQLDGAPVTEVYQLVLSEVEAPLLEQVMKYTRNNQTKASTMLGLNRGTLRKKLKQYDLL
- the dusB gene encoding tRNA dihydrouridine synthase DusB; its protein translation is MLPTAKIGPYTLPNPLIVAPMAGVTDRPFRLLCRRMGAGLAVSEMVIADSKMWHTRKSRSRLNHQGEPEPRSVQIAGGDPEMLAQAARMNAASGAQIIDINMGCPAKKVCNKAAGSALMKDEALVLQILKAVVAAVDIPVTLKMRTGWDEDHRNAPIIARMAEEAGIQALAIHGRTRTDKYTGNAEYDTIARVKSDVGIPVFANGDITSPEKARDVLQYTGADGLLIGRAAQGQPWIFREILHFLETGEHMKPPPLDEVETILSEHLLALHDFYGETMGVRIARKHVGWYLQSHDQDKRFRQRFNAINDALEQHNSIQQYFASLRNEEVFAA
- a CDS encoding DUF3426 domain-containing protein, which gives rise to MASSNLQTQCSHCQTRFRVTGEQLEAAKGRVRCGSCMKIFNALENRIKERKPVITTPPEPVINPDPDADLVFADNPEEDAAHGAYIKADMTFAEDELSDSFRSMDHSVYSDDRDSSSDINPDSDESWAHAILDEASRHNSPRRSAPPAESTPPKNEPLAEAQNLETQGLAQPSDSRPLPSEHQIYAESGARPQHTLYSNLRQEPIPVQSNHSGKIRALAWSLIVLAILGVIASQLAWVQFDKFSKIPQLRPFYEKGCELAGCTLPPLIDMSAIDSRKLVVKTNPANRSELVVDAVIINRAAFAQPFPAIVLTFADLNGQEVTQRVFSPADYLADQGAQLREMPPQTPIRIAIAIQDPGQTAVSYNIDFRSQAE
- the prmA gene encoding 50S ribosomal protein L11 methyltransferase, whose amino-acid sequence is MPWIQLKISADPDSADQLEDVLMEMGADAVSMEDAADQPLYEPDHGTTPLWSQTTVTGLFQSSYDITELCSNIRDAWHQQTQQSLADIDVTLVEDKDWARAWMDDFHPLRFGERLWIVPSWHDAPDPGAANLLLDPGLAFGTGTHDTTALCLQWLDGADVKGKQVIDYGCGSGILGLAALLLGADHVMGVDTDPQALEASRENARRNDVDESRLSLYLPKDEPDALADITLANILAQPLIGLAPHLAAKTRPGGDIVLSGILNHQARDVMVAYEPWFIMDEPEQQGEWIRLTGRRHD